A section of the Bacteroidales bacterium genome encodes:
- the queG gene encoding tRNA epoxyqueuosine(34) reductase QueG: MHSSQLIKDEARRIGFIDCRISRVGSLTKHAAYLSEWIRKGMYGEMNYMARNYEKRVDPVLLVENTKSIISLAVNYFPEEQQNPGLPQIAKYAYGTDYHMVVKDMLYQLLDVIKTQYGNVSGRVFTDSAPVLEHAWAERSGLGWIGKHSLIIHPQHGSFLFLGELFIDMEIEPDAPVADRCGSCTRCMDACPVKAIIAPRIVDARRCLSYLTIEYRGTFDPEVQLHGRLFGCDICQDVCPWNKKAGPGGTNVFKSDRKMLDKTVEEWQHLSEEEFDILTANSPLQRAGFHAIKRNAKQLGHNK; encoded by the coding sequence TTGCATAGTTCGCAACTGATTAAGGATGAAGCACGGCGAATAGGTTTTATTGATTGTCGTATTTCCCGGGTCGGATCATTGACAAAACATGCAGCATACTTGTCTGAATGGATCCGGAAAGGAATGTATGGTGAAATGAATTATATGGCCCGGAATTATGAGAAAAGGGTCGATCCTGTGTTATTGGTGGAAAATACAAAATCGATCATCTCATTAGCTGTCAACTATTTTCCTGAGGAACAACAAAACCCCGGTTTACCACAAATAGCCAAATATGCCTATGGTACCGATTATCATATGGTAGTAAAAGACATGCTTTACCAACTGCTGGATGTAATAAAAACGCAATATGGAAATGTATCAGGACGTGTATTTACTGATTCTGCGCCTGTGTTGGAACATGCATGGGCAGAACGGAGCGGATTGGGATGGATCGGTAAACATTCGCTGATCATTCATCCTCAACATGGATCGTTCCTTTTTTTGGGCGAATTATTCATCGACATGGAAATAGAACCGGATGCCCCTGTCGCGGACCGTTGCGGATCATGTACACGTTGTATGGATGCCTGTCCGGTCAAGGCAATTATAGCCCCCCGGATTGTCGATGCCCGCCGGTGTCTTTCTTATCTTACTATTGAATACAGAGGGACATTTGATCCGGAAGTACAACTACACGGACGTTTATTCGGATGTGATATTTGCCAGGATGTTTGCCCCTGGAATAAAAAAGCCGGACCGGGTGGAACAAACGTTTTTAAATCCGACCGGAAGATGTTGGATAAAACAGTGGAAGAGTGGCAACATCTTTCTGAAGAAGAATTTGATATACTTACCGCAAACTCCCCGCTACAGCGAGCCGGATTCCATGCAATAAAAAGAAATGCAAAACAGTTAGGACACAACAAATGA
- the mazG gene encoding nucleoside triphosphate pyrophosphohydrolase, protein MSKASAQESFGRLIDIMDQLREKCPWDKKQTMESLRHLTIEETYELADAILEKDMDDIRKELGDILLHIVFYAKIASESNTFTLTDVIDGLCEKLIFRHPHVFGEISVKDDEDVKTNWENLKLKEGNKSILAGVPKSLPAVVKALRIQDKVRAVGFDWDQKEQVWDKVKEEMDELQFEIEHRDTDKTENEFGDLLFSLVNAARLYGIDPEAALERTNKKFIRRFNYLEEHTIKAGRPLTSMTLEEMDLIWEEAKKEDLA, encoded by the coding sequence ATGAGTAAAGCATCGGCACAAGAATCCTTTGGGCGATTGATCGATATCATGGATCAATTGAGGGAAAAATGTCCGTGGGATAAAAAACAAACCATGGAAAGCTTACGGCACCTGACCATTGAGGAGACTTATGAATTAGCGGATGCCATTCTTGAGAAGGATATGGATGATATCCGTAAGGAATTGGGGGATATTTTATTACATATTGTCTTTTATGCAAAAATTGCTTCTGAAAGCAATACATTTACACTGACCGATGTGATAGATGGCCTTTGCGAGAAGCTTATATTTCGCCATCCCCATGTTTTTGGAGAGATATCTGTGAAAGATGATGAAGATGTAAAAACCAACTGGGAAAACCTAAAGCTTAAAGAAGGAAATAAATCTATTCTGGCAGGTGTACCTAAGTCTTTGCCGGCAGTGGTAAAAGCATTACGTATTCAGGATAAGGTCCGGGCGGTAGGTTTCGATTGGGATCAGAAAGAACAGGTATGGGATAAGGTCAAAGAGGAAATGGACGAATTGCAGTTCGAGATAGAACACAGGGACACTGATAAAACAGAAAATGAATTCGGGGATTTACTGTTTTCTTTGGTGAATGCAGCACGCTTGTATGGTATAGATCCTGAGGCAGCCTTAGAACGGACCAATAAAAAATTTATCCGGAGGTTCAATTATTTAGAAGAACATACGATCAAAGCAGGGCGGCCGTTAACTTCAATGACATTGGAAGAAATGGATCTCATCTGGGAAGAAGCAAAAAAAGAAGATCTTGCATAG